In the genome of Dunckerocampus dactyliophorus isolate RoL2022-P2 chromosome 6, RoL_Ddac_1.1, whole genome shotgun sequence, one region contains:
- the cep44 gene encoding centrosomal protein of 44 kDa isoform X2: MQSSGDVQVSLRKLETLLRVVKYPGHVDYSGLSKGEPSAFLPILSFVLTTFSSPFAEQLVIDGLELTSKTDLRFIDTLYKILRDTFHYKPILSKQQFLQRGFPQRKIAAICDVIDLVLQRHNEVKKPKVRYRGSHKDVRREAHPPFTKPYIVCDSPLVVNHMQIGESLPCHSGMEPSHDDVHSSNSPENVTNQLAEKEQKEDVAFLSSNIEQRLSALEVQIESLLCGLQRLSALEERLQERESRSNSEKKEEVITISKESWENLNSRVLLLETKLELDHAKRSVLPTCQPSAPSHYVSSMSDASQDDLKDRLHRITNMLKSTSEYL; encoded by the exons ATGCAGTCTTCTGGAGATGTGCAAGTCAGCCTTAGAAAACTGGAAACGCTCTTGCGGGTGGTAAAGTACCCAGGACATGTCGACTACAGTGG CCTATCCAAAGGAGAACCCTCAGCTTTTCTGCCAATACTGAGCTTCGTTCTCACCACCTTCTCGTCACCTTTTGCTGAGCAACTTGTGATAGATGGGCTGGAGCTGACAAGCAAAACTGACCTGAGATTCATAGACACTCTCTATAAG ATTCTACGAGATACCTTCCACTATAAACCCATCCTCTCCAAGCAACAGTTTCTTCAGAGGGGTTTCCCTCAAAGAAAAATTGCCGCAATTTGTGACGTCATTGACTTGGTCCTGCAAAGACACAATGAGGTGAAAAAG CCCAAAGTTAGATATCGTGGATCACACAAGGATGTCAGAAGAGAAGCTCATCCACCATTTACCAAGCCGTATATT GTCTGTGACAGTCCTCTTGTTGTGAATCACATGCAAATAGGGGAATCGCTGCCATGTCACAGCGGAATGGAACCCTCGCATGATGACGTGCACTCATCTAATTCTCCTGAAAATGTGACAAACCAGCTGGCTGAAAAGGAACAGAAGGAGGATGTTGCCTTTTTA TCTTCCAATATTGAGCAACGGCTTTCTGCATTGGAAGTTCAAATTGAGAGTCTTCTTTGTGGTCTTCAAAGGCTCAGTGCCCTGGAGGAACGTCTGCAGGAGCGAGAGAGCCGAAGTAACTCTGAAAAA AAGGAAGAAGTCATCACAATATCTAAGGAGAGCTGGGAAAATCTTAACAGTAGAGTCCTATTACTGGAAACTAAACTGGAACTGGACCATGCAAAG CGGAGTGTTCTTCCAACATGCCAGCCATCTGCCCCATCCCACTATGTCAGCTCCATGTCTGACGCTTCTCAG GATGATTTAAAAGACAGACTACATCGTATCACCAACAT GCTGAAGAGTACCTCCGAGTACCTCTGA
- the cep44 gene encoding centrosomal protein of 44 kDa isoform X4: MGGKAWQDISSGNPNVGWLQFTIKKERRTRSSLSKGEPSAFLPILSFVLTTFSSPFAEQLVIDGLELTSKTDLRFIDTLYKILRDTFHYKPILSKQQFLQRGFPQRKIAAICDVIDLVLQRHNEVKKPKVRYRGSHKDVRREAHPPFTKPYIVCDSPLVVNHMQIGESLPCHSGMEPSHDDVHSSNSPENVTNQLAEKEQKEDVAFLSSNIEQRLSALEVQIESLLCGLQRLSALEERLQERESRSNSEKKEEVITISKESWENLNSRVLLLETKLELDHAKHLSSLPFKQPSGTLLAYI, from the exons ATGGGCGGAAAAGCCTGGCAAGATATTTCATCGGGCAATCCAAATGTTgggtggttgcaattcaccattaaaaaagAGAGAAGAACAAGAAGCAG CCTATCCAAAGGAGAACCCTCAGCTTTTCTGCCAATACTGAGCTTCGTTCTCACCACCTTCTCGTCACCTTTTGCTGAGCAACTTGTGATAGATGGGCTGGAGCTGACAAGCAAAACTGACCTGAGATTCATAGACACTCTCTATAAG ATTCTACGAGATACCTTCCACTATAAACCCATCCTCTCCAAGCAACAGTTTCTTCAGAGGGGTTTCCCTCAAAGAAAAATTGCCGCAATTTGTGACGTCATTGACTTGGTCCTGCAAAGACACAATGAGGTGAAAAAG CCCAAAGTTAGATATCGTGGATCACACAAGGATGTCAGAAGAGAAGCTCATCCACCATTTACCAAGCCGTATATT GTCTGTGACAGTCCTCTTGTTGTGAATCACATGCAAATAGGGGAATCGCTGCCATGTCACAGCGGAATGGAACCCTCGCATGATGACGTGCACTCATCTAATTCTCCTGAAAATGTGACAAACCAGCTGGCTGAAAAGGAACAGAAGGAGGATGTTGCCTTTTTA TCTTCCAATATTGAGCAACGGCTTTCTGCATTGGAAGTTCAAATTGAGAGTCTTCTTTGTGGTCTTCAAAGGCTCAGTGCCCTGGAGGAACGTCTGCAGGAGCGAGAGAGCCGAAGTAACTCTGAAAAA AAGGAAGAAGTCATCACAATATCTAAGGAGAGCTGGGAAAATCTTAACAGTAGAGTCCTATTACTGGAAACTAAACTGGAACTGGACCATGCAAAG CACCTCTCTAGTTTGCCATTCAAACAGCCTAGTGGAACGTTGCTGGCATATATATGA
- the fbxo8 gene encoding F-box only protein 8, giving the protein MGQALWRLPPRQQQQLQEELVGRLADTGGARREQGRDERPLRRVPQHCYGPDIYHLLKTRRGGKEQHGFIDLEMLPPELGITILSYLNATDLCLAGCVWQDLGNDEYLWQGLCKSTWGHCSIYNRRLPAGFSYRRLYLQLDEGSLTFNANPQEGISYFMSKGILGDHPTELAKFIFYTRRLNWKMLRIYLDERRDVLDELVTLHNFSNQFLPNALRDFFRHIHAPEERGEYLETLITKFSHRFCTCNPGLVRELGLSPDAVYVLCYSLILLSIDLTSPHVKNKMSKREFIRNTRRAAHNVSDDFVGHLYDNIYLIGHVAA; this is encoded by the exons ATGGGTCAGGCACTGTGGAGGCTGCCACCcagacaacagcagcagcttcaGGAAGAACTTGTCGGCCGGCTTGCTGACACAGGAGGAGCAAGACGAGAGCAAG GGCGGGATGAGCGGCCACTGAGAAGAGTTCCACAGCATTGTTATGGCCCTGACATATACCATTTGCTGAAAACACGCAGAGGAG GCAAAGAGCAGCATGGTTTTATAGATTTGGAGATGCTCCCACCAGAGTTAGGCATAACCATACTGTCATACCTGAATGCCACTGATCTGTGTCTGGCTGGCTGTGTGTGGCAGGACCTAGGAAATGATGAATATCTCTGGCAGGG GCTCTGTAAGTCCACATGGGGTCACTGCTCCATCTACAACAGAAGGCTGCCTGCTGGTTTCTCATATAGAAGACTATATCTACAGCTAGATGAAGGCAGCCTCACATTCAACGCAAACCCACAGGAG GGTAtcagttatttcatgtctaagggCATACTAGGGGATCACCCCACGGAGCTGGCTAAGTTCATCTTCTACACCCGACGGCTCAACTGGAAGATGCTGAGGATTTATCTGGATGAGAG gcgtgATGTTTTGGATGAGCTGGTGACCCTTCATAACTTCAGCAATCAGTTCCTACCCAATGCTCTGAGGGATTTCTTCAGACACATTCATGCACCGGAGGAGAGAGGAGAGTATCTGGAAACGCTCATCACCAAATTTAGCCACCGGTTTTGTACCTGCAACCCTGGTCTTGTTCGGGAGCTGGGACTCAGCCCTG ACGCCGTGTACGTTCTGTGCTACAGTCTGATCCTGCTGTCCATCGATCTAACCAGTCCTCAcgtcaaaaacaaaatgtcaaagagGGAGTTCATCAGGAACACTCGCAGAGCGGCACATAACGTCTCGGATGATTTTGTGGGTCATCTTTACGACAACATATACTTGATCGGCCACGTGGCTGCATAG
- the cep44 gene encoding centrosomal protein of 44 kDa isoform X1 — protein sequence MGGKAWQDISSGNPNVGWLQFTIKKERRTRSSLSKGEPSAFLPILSFVLTTFSSPFAEQLVIDGLELTSKTDLRFIDTLYKILRDTFHYKPILSKQQFLQRGFPQRKIAAICDVIDLVLQRHNEVKKPKVRYRGSHKDVRREAHPPFTKPYIVCDSPLVVNHMQIGESLPCHSGMEPSHDDVHSSNSPENVTNQLAEKEQKEDVAFLSSNIEQRLSALEVQIESLLCGLQRLSALEERLQERESRSNSEKKEEVITISKESWENLNSRVLLLETKLELDHAKRSVLPTCQPSAPSHYVSSMSDASQDDLKDRLHRITNMLKSTSEYL from the exons ATGGGCGGAAAAGCCTGGCAAGATATTTCATCGGGCAATCCAAATGTTgggtggttgcaattcaccattaaaaaagAGAGAAGAACAAGAAGCAG CCTATCCAAAGGAGAACCCTCAGCTTTTCTGCCAATACTGAGCTTCGTTCTCACCACCTTCTCGTCACCTTTTGCTGAGCAACTTGTGATAGATGGGCTGGAGCTGACAAGCAAAACTGACCTGAGATTCATAGACACTCTCTATAAG ATTCTACGAGATACCTTCCACTATAAACCCATCCTCTCCAAGCAACAGTTTCTTCAGAGGGGTTTCCCTCAAAGAAAAATTGCCGCAATTTGTGACGTCATTGACTTGGTCCTGCAAAGACACAATGAGGTGAAAAAG CCCAAAGTTAGATATCGTGGATCACACAAGGATGTCAGAAGAGAAGCTCATCCACCATTTACCAAGCCGTATATT GTCTGTGACAGTCCTCTTGTTGTGAATCACATGCAAATAGGGGAATCGCTGCCATGTCACAGCGGAATGGAACCCTCGCATGATGACGTGCACTCATCTAATTCTCCTGAAAATGTGACAAACCAGCTGGCTGAAAAGGAACAGAAGGAGGATGTTGCCTTTTTA TCTTCCAATATTGAGCAACGGCTTTCTGCATTGGAAGTTCAAATTGAGAGTCTTCTTTGTGGTCTTCAAAGGCTCAGTGCCCTGGAGGAACGTCTGCAGGAGCGAGAGAGCCGAAGTAACTCTGAAAAA AAGGAAGAAGTCATCACAATATCTAAGGAGAGCTGGGAAAATCTTAACAGTAGAGTCCTATTACTGGAAACTAAACTGGAACTGGACCATGCAAAG CGGAGTGTTCTTCCAACATGCCAGCCATCTGCCCCATCCCACTATGTCAGCTCCATGTCTGACGCTTCTCAG GATGATTTAAAAGACAGACTACATCGTATCACCAACAT GCTGAAGAGTACCTCCGAGTACCTCTGA
- the cep44 gene encoding centrosomal protein of 44 kDa isoform X3, producing the protein MGGKAWQDISSGNPNVGWLQFTIKKERRTRSSLSKGEPSAFLPILSFVLTTFSSPFAEQLVIDGLELTSKTDLRFIDTLYKILRDTFHYKPILSKQQFLQRGFPQRKIAAICDVIDLVLQRHNEPKVRYRGSHKDVRREAHPPFTKPYIVCDSPLVVNHMQIGESLPCHSGMEPSHDDVHSSNSPENVTNQLAEKEQKEDVAFLSSNIEQRLSALEVQIESLLCGLQRLSALEERLQERESRSNSEKKEEVITISKESWENLNSRVLLLETKLELDHAKRSVLPTCQPSAPSHYVSSMSDASQDDLKDRLHRITNMLKSTSEYL; encoded by the exons ATGGGCGGAAAAGCCTGGCAAGATATTTCATCGGGCAATCCAAATGTTgggtggttgcaattcaccattaaaaaagAGAGAAGAACAAGAAGCAG CCTATCCAAAGGAGAACCCTCAGCTTTTCTGCCAATACTGAGCTTCGTTCTCACCACCTTCTCGTCACCTTTTGCTGAGCAACTTGTGATAGATGGGCTGGAGCTGACAAGCAAAACTGACCTGAGATTCATAGACACTCTCTATAAG ATTCTACGAGATACCTTCCACTATAAACCCATCCTCTCCAAGCAACAGTTTCTTCAGAGGGGTTTCCCTCAAAGAAAAATTGCCGCAATTTGTGACGTCATTGACTTGGTCCTGCAAAGACACAATGAG CCCAAAGTTAGATATCGTGGATCACACAAGGATGTCAGAAGAGAAGCTCATCCACCATTTACCAAGCCGTATATT GTCTGTGACAGTCCTCTTGTTGTGAATCACATGCAAATAGGGGAATCGCTGCCATGTCACAGCGGAATGGAACCCTCGCATGATGACGTGCACTCATCTAATTCTCCTGAAAATGTGACAAACCAGCTGGCTGAAAAGGAACAGAAGGAGGATGTTGCCTTTTTA TCTTCCAATATTGAGCAACGGCTTTCTGCATTGGAAGTTCAAATTGAGAGTCTTCTTTGTGGTCTTCAAAGGCTCAGTGCCCTGGAGGAACGTCTGCAGGAGCGAGAGAGCCGAAGTAACTCTGAAAAA AAGGAAGAAGTCATCACAATATCTAAGGAGAGCTGGGAAAATCTTAACAGTAGAGTCCTATTACTGGAAACTAAACTGGAACTGGACCATGCAAAG CGGAGTGTTCTTCCAACATGCCAGCCATCTGCCCCATCCCACTATGTCAGCTCCATGTCTGACGCTTCTCAG GATGATTTAAAAGACAGACTACATCGTATCACCAACAT GCTGAAGAGTACCTCCGAGTACCTCTGA